Below is a window of Halococcus saccharolyticus DSM 5350 DNA.
AGGCGGCGCTCGCCGACCTCGCGGGCGGAACCATCATCCGGATCGGCCTCACCGTCGTCGTCTTCGGGATCGTCACCGCCGTCGGGGCAACGTCCTCGCTGCTCGACACGGTCTTCGCGATCGCCATTCTCGTCGCCGCTGTCCGCCTCGTCTATCGGGTTCGGAAGCACACGACGGCCTGACCCCGGCGGGGCACGGCGGCGATCTCCTCGTCACCCGATCACACCTGACGATGCAAGTAGTGTGGAAACGACATCGTCTCGGTGCTGTCGCTCGGCTGGTTCGGAACCTTCTTTATCGACGTTCGTGAGTGTTGATCCACATGGCAGTACTCTGGCTGGACGAGGTCGGGAAAGACGACATCGGCGATGTCGGCGGCAAGGGGGCGTCGCTCGGCGAACTCGCCGGTGCCGGACTGCCCGTGCCGCCCGCGTTCGTCGTCACCGCGGGGACGTACCGCTCGTTCATCGAGGAGACCGGTATCGACGAGGAACTGTTCGACGCGGTCGACGTCGATCCCGACGACTCGGCCGCGCTCGCGGAGGCCCAGGCCCGCGCCGAGGAGCTCATCCTCGACACCGAGATGCCCGACGACCTCCGCGAGGAGATCGTCGCAACCTACGGGAACCTCGACGACGGTGAGGCGTTCGTCGCGGTGCGCTCCTCTGCCACCGCCGAGGACCTCCCGGACGCCTCCTTCGCGGGCCAGCAGGAGACGTTCCTGAATGTCACCGAGGAGGATCTCGTCGACCGGGTGAAAGAGTGCTGGGCGTCGCTGTTCACCCAGCGCGCGATCTATTACCGCGAACAGCAGGGGTTCGAGCACGACAAGGTGGACATCGCGGTGGTCGTCCAGCGGATGGTCGACGCCGAGAAGTCGGGCGTGATGTTCACTTCCCATCCCTCGACCGGCGAGGACGATCTCATCGTTGAGGCCGCGTGGGGGCTCGGCGAGGCGGTCGTGGCGGGCGAGGTCTCGCCCGACAACTACGTCTTCGACCGAGCGAGCGGGGAGATCGATTCGGTCACGGTCGCCGAGAAGAACACGATGTACGAGAAAAGCGAGACCGGCGAGACCGTCTCGCGCGAGGTCCCCGAGGACAAACGCACCGCCCAGGTGCTCGACGAGAGCGAGATCGACAGGTTGGTCGAACTCGGCGAGCGCGTCGAGGACCACTACGGCGAGCCCCAGGATGTGGAGTGGGCGATCGTTGGGGAGGATGTGTTCATGCTCCAGTCCCGGCCGATCACCACGATCACCGAGGGCGACGATTCGGCGAGCGGTTCCGAGGCGGGCGTCGCCGACGGTGGCGGAGCCGACGACACGACGGCCGAAGAGGTCCTGCTCACGGGCCTCGGCGCGAGCCCAGGCGTGGCGAGCGGCTCCGTCAGGATCGTCGAGACGCTCGATCAGCTCGACAAGGTCGAGGAGGGCGACATCATCGTGACCGAGATGACCACGCCCGACATGGTGCCCGCGATGAAACGCGCGGGCGGGATCGTGACCGACGAGGGTGGAATGACCTCCCACGCCGCCATCGTCTCGCGGGAACTCGGCGTGCCTGCGGTCGTTGGCTCACAGAGCGCGACCGGTACTCTCGAAGACGGTCAGCTCGTCACTATCGACGGCGACAAGGGCTCGATCCGTGAGGGCCGGACCGCGAACGGCGAGCGCGACGCCGTCGAGGAGGTCCGGCCGCAGGCCCCGGTCAAACCGATGACCGCGACCGAGGTGAAGGTCAACGTCTCGATCCCCGAGGCCGCAGAGCGAGCGGCCGCGACGGGCGCGGACGGCGTCGGGCTCCTTCGTCTCGAGCACATGATTCTCTCGACGAACAAGACTCCCGAGAAGTACATCGCCGACCACGGCGAGGACGCCTACATCGACGAGATCGTTGAGGGTGTCCGGCGGTCGGCCGACGAGTTCTACCCCCGGCCGGTGCGGGTGCGCACGCTCGATGCGCCGACCGACGAGTTCCGTCAGCTCCAGGGCGGCGGCGACGAGCCCGACGAGCACAACCCGATGTTGGGGTATCGGGGCATCCGCCGGAGCCTCGACACGCCCGACGTGTTCGTCCACGAGCTCGAAGCGTTCCGTCGGCTCTACGAGATGGGCTACGACAACGTCGAGATCATGTTCCCGCTCGTGAACGATGTCGAGGACGTCCGGGCGGCGCGGGATCTGATGGAAGAGGCCGACATCGATATCGACAAGCGATCGTGGGGCGTGATGATCGAGACGCCCGCGAGCGCGCTGTGTGTCGAAGAGATGGCGAACGCCGGGATCGACTTCGCCTCCTTCGGCACCAACGATCTCACCCAGTACACCCTGGCTGTGGACCGGAACAACGGCCAGGTCGCCGACCGATTCGACGAACTCCACCCCGCGGTGCTCGAACTCATCGGCGAGACGATCGAAACCTGCCGCGAGCACGACGTCGAGACAAGTATCTGTGGCCAGGCCGGCTCGAAACCCGAAATGGTCGATTTCCTCGTCAACGAGGGCGTCTCCTCGATCTCGGCGAACATCGACGCCGTCCGTGACGTCCAGCACGAGGTCAAGCGGGTCGAACAGAAGCTGATCCTCGATACCGTCCGCTGAACGGACGGTTCGGCCCGTTGACCGCGAGCCGTTCGACACACCGCTCTTCCATCCGAATCGAAACACTACATTCTCACACCGGATACCACTGCGTTGAGGGCTGCGACAACGGTCTACGTTACCACGAGACTTACTCCGACACCAAACTCGAAAGCGCCCGACTGTAGAACGATCGCGGAACAGCGAAGCGAGAGGGTCTCGAACAGTCGAGAACTCGCGTAGGCGGAACTGACGAGAGCAGTACCGAGGATCACGACGAAGTCGATGGAGAACGGGACCCTGGTTGGTAGGAGCTACTCTATATCCGCTCTGTTGAAACAAAGATAACCCAGAGCTAGTGGTATGACAACCCACAATCCGATGACGATGAACCCATACCAATCCTGCCAGATATTCGTCTGCAGGTATGGGAACCGGGTGATTTCACGATATTCGGGGATGACTGCTCGTGTGGCGTGGGCGAACGCTGTCGAAGGATTGAGAGCGGAGAAAATCGATAACCAAGCCGGCTGTTCCCCTACAGGGACCGTATAGCCGATCGTCATCGTTTGCAGTACTGCCACGATTACGTCCCATAATATCAAAATCAGCGAGTACACCGCAACTGCACCGGCGAGCGCACGTTTCCGTGATTTCGTACTCGCCGAGAACCCAACTGCAATCGAAACACAAACCAGTGCATAGAGAACTGTGAGCAGCGTATAGAGTCCGAATTCAAGGAGTGCAAACGAATCGTACGAAATCAACGCTACGAGAGCAGCAGCACCGTAGCCGACCAGTATCGCTACCGAAACCACAGCAGTTTGACCGATGACTTTCCCGAAGAAAACCTCTCCTCGTGTGTTCGGCAGTCCCAGAATGAGCCGGATGCTGCCACTCGTGCGTTCACCAGCAATTGCTTTGTACCCAACCATCAGTCCAACCAACGGAACGAGATAGACGGAGGGTTGTCGCATACTGTTCAAAAGTGCCAGCGTGTTCACGTTCCCAGTAGAACCCATCATGTCAGGAATCCATTGGATTGCTGTTAGGAAGACAGCGAAAGCCATGAACAAGGCCATGAGTCCAATCAGAGTG
It encodes the following:
- a CDS encoding DUF3784 domain-containing protein; the encoded protein is MDPLVLPESGALTVLVGLGVLVLGYLIKFRGWTFLLAGYDPNAVTDEAALADLAGGTIIRIGLTVVVFGIVTAVGATSSLLDTVFAIAILVAAVRLVYRVRKHTTA
- the ppsA gene encoding pyruvate, water dikinase produces the protein MAVLWLDEVGKDDIGDVGGKGASLGELAGAGLPVPPAFVVTAGTYRSFIEETGIDEELFDAVDVDPDDSAALAEAQARAEELILDTEMPDDLREEIVATYGNLDDGEAFVAVRSSATAEDLPDASFAGQQETFLNVTEEDLVDRVKECWASLFTQRAIYYREQQGFEHDKVDIAVVVQRMVDAEKSGVMFTSHPSTGEDDLIVEAAWGLGEAVVAGEVSPDNYVFDRASGEIDSVTVAEKNTMYEKSETGETVSREVPEDKRTAQVLDESEIDRLVELGERVEDHYGEPQDVEWAIVGEDVFMLQSRPITTITEGDDSASGSEAGVADGGGADDTTAEEVLLTGLGASPGVASGSVRIVETLDQLDKVEEGDIIVTEMTTPDMVPAMKRAGGIVTDEGGMTSHAAIVSRELGVPAVVGSQSATGTLEDGQLVTIDGDKGSIREGRTANGERDAVEEVRPQAPVKPMTATEVKVNVSIPEAAERAAATGADGVGLLRLEHMILSTNKTPEKYIADHGEDAYIDEIVEGVRRSADEFYPRPVRVRTLDAPTDEFRQLQGGGDEPDEHNPMLGYRGIRRSLDTPDVFVHELEAFRRLYEMGYDNVEIMFPLVNDVEDVRAARDLMEEADIDIDKRSWGVMIETPASALCVEEMANAGIDFASFGTNDLTQYTLAVDRNNGQVADRFDELHPAVLELIGETIETCREHDVETSICGQAGSKPEMVDFLVNEGVSSISANIDAVRDVQHEVKRVEQKLILDTVR
- a CDS encoding ABC transporter permease subunit, yielding MSVIAVTRKEFLDSIRSYTLIGLMALFMAFAVFLTAIQWIPDMMGSTGNVNTLALLNSMRQPSVYLVPLVGLMVGYKAIAGERTSGSIRLILGLPNTRGEVFFGKVIGQTAVVSVAILVGYGAAALVALISYDSFALLEFGLYTLLTVLYALVCVSIAVGFSASTKSRKRALAGAVAVYSLILILWDVIVAVLQTMTIGYTVPVGEQPAWLSIFSALNPSTAFAHATRAVIPEYREITRFPYLQTNIWQDWYGFIVIGLWVVIPLALGYLCFNRADIE